The window AGCTCACTTTGGCTACTCTACTTTTCAACAACCACTCAATTGTTAATTGAACGATTTTGAGTACGAATGagttttttctttgtataatgATCCAAATTTCACAACCATAATGTCGTTTGATCTAAATTTTGTTCTTGATACAGACCACTCACCAAGACCTTTATCAAAAGGGCGAGTATTGCAGGCTAGCAAAAAGTTATACATCTTTATTTTCAAACTAAAAGCTAGATCAAACGACATTCTGACCCTGAAATTTGGATCATCCACACACAAGAATCTCCATACAAATGCATAATCggaaaatattttgtttgattggCAGCACCCCAAATTTTCACAGCCAAAACATCAAATTAACTTCACTCACAGTTTAGACTTTACAGTACTCGGCCGAATGCTGAACAAAGAGTGCCTTCCTTCAGCAACAATTTCTCCATTCCTTTTGTTCTTAATAACCACCCTGGTTCCATAATATCGCCCTTTTTGCCCTAAAAGCTTCGATACAATTTCCAATTCATCCTGCACATATTCAATTTCACACacaatcattttaatttcatttttcttatccgCTTATTTTAGGGATTTTGAAGAGAATCTGAAAGGGAAGAGATGGTATTATACGTACATCGACGTCTGCACTCGACATATACGAGATCGACATGTCGACGGAAACCGGCTCCGGTAGGGCTTCATCATAGATTACGGCACAACCAATTTCATCTACTAGGTTTGCGATCGCTCCCGAAGCTAGTTTCCCCGAACGATCCTGAAATGAAAATCGGAAAACGAGTGATTAATTTGAACAATTAACCTCGCTCGCTGATGAACAAATCGTCAATCGATTTTCGCGAGGTATTCATCGGAATTAGGTCCGAACTTGGGGGAAATTGAGGGAGAAGGATGTAAGAGAGAGTTTTCGGAATCGTACAGTGAGGCGTGGGGGGACCTTGAGGGTACAAACGACGAGGCCTGGTTCGACACGGTCGACTTGGATGCCCCTGAGAGCGAAGAAGGTATAGAAGCATGACTGTCCTGGTTTCTTTGGGTGGACGGGGAGTTTCTGGACGGCGTCTGTTTCCTCCTTAGTCAATTCCAAAAGCTGCTTCGCCTTCTCCATGAGTTCGCTTTCACTTTCTACTTCTTCTCTCTCGATCGCTTCCTCTTGCTCATCGGAAGTGTTCAGATACTGATTGGATGATCTGGTGCGGTGCAGGAGCATGAAAATTTGGTGCTCCACCAATCAAATGAATTGGTATTATATTCGTAGTTTTCTATTTGTAGGATGAAATTGGatgcaaaaatatatataattaatttaaaataaagtatgtttaaaatatgaaaaaagtCTTAAAATCTTTTAATCAATCATAGTACATAATACTCCCCTTCTTTATTTGACAAGCTATTGGTTTATTCATTTATTCCGAACTCTACTACATTCTTAAATATACTTAGGTCACAAGTAATGAAAATagataatataaaatttatccATAATATCATACCACTTTttttatatacatacacacatacATCCAAAGTACAAATATCCTGTACTTTGAAGCCAACAATATTTCAtacaaacataaaaattaaagatagaaaATGAATATTTAATGCAAACCAAATTTCTtaacaaaattgaaataaaactcAAATCTCTTCCCATCTTAACAAATTATAACATTCTAAAATTAGTCCGAAACTAAAATTGGAATTAgaaactaaaacaaaaattaaaaggaCCAAAAATGTTTTTTCCCTAATCTTAAGTCTATTCCCTCggatttaattttaattaaaattagcAAGTAATCATGAACAATTTCATGCGATATAAACATGTTTTCTAAAGTTATATAAAAATGCTATAAAAtaacaacatatttttttaaataaaaataaaaaataaagaacatGAACATGaactgaatttttttttattgatcaAAATGCATGACTAAAAGCgtaataatcaaattttttatactaagctgggGTCATTaccttaaaaataaataaaaattttgacaattttttgaaaaaagaaaaactaaattttcattaaaaacaaaatattgaaacacTGTTACTTACATACACCGAAAGCAAAACTAAGttcccatatggcatgtcacaaGCCATTTTTGCTAGCTTTTTTCAACCTTTATCTCtacctaaaatattaaacatagaaattggtgagtataaacatatatactcagtaagtgacccactactagtcccactaaaTGTCTGTTAACTTTCGGTTTCGTAAAGAAATACCCCTAACCTGGCGTGCTCCCGAACACCCGCAATCTAGTGACCTCGTAGAAACAAATCTAGTCTTCGGTGGACCCAAAGGAACATCTATGAgaactggtcttcagtgaactcCAAAGGAGCACATAAAAGAATTAGATTGTAAGTAACTGCGTCAGATCACTCATAAAGTTACATTTCACAAGGTGGTCCCGTTGaaccacacagtcataaaaaagtggtgatcccaagggacacccatatgggtacgaccctaatagacaaagttaacagaacactcATCCTTAGCATGTAACATATATCATAAATATCATAAACATGCCATGAATATCAATCATAACGTCTTTAATCATGTGGTTAATATATCAtatatcatcatcaacataatatcagtcatcatcatcaacatcaatacgaGCTATTAACatattatgcatcttagctacatcaatgtataataaaaaaaattacatgcaagctcttaacttcAATTTGAAGATCTATAGGAGAATTTCTTAtttggagattttagccaaaataaaaaataaaaaaaaataattcatagctgacagtaaaaattctccaatttaTTTGATCTTAAACATAAAAGGAAATTTCAATGGGTTTTTcttccaagccgagccgccaatgGGTTTTTCTTGAGTCGATTTTGTGGTAGGATGTAAGTTTTGAGCTTGTGGTTGTTTTCATGACTATTTTAAGTGCTATTATTGGATTAATTAATTTGGGGTTATCATTAGATCCTTGAAGGTGTTGGAGTTTGAGTTCTTGGACTATACAACAAGTTTTGTTAGAATTCGACTCTCCACTACTTGGGCGTAAGTTTGTGGACGTCGCATTGGAGTGATTTGAATGTGGGTTTCACTTATGAAAGTATTTGATTTTCTGTTTGATTATGTTTAGGTTGGTTCATTGGACTTTAATTAGGGTCTTAGCTAAGAGtaaggtaagagatttctactaatGGACTCACATTAAAGTTGAGATTGTATTGATTGATATGAAAGTTGGAATATATTGACTAAGATAGTTTGACTATTTTGTGTAGTTAGAAAGTAGTGATGGTTTAATTTACTGTTGATTGAATTTAGAGGGTTTGACTGTTATGTGTAGTTTAGATATGTTGATGGACTGTACGGTTGACTGAACTGTGATATGTGCTCTAGCGTGTTGGTTTTGACTGGTTATGTGTAGAGCATGAATTGTTAGTTTTAAATGTGTTTTGATGTGACTGTCATGGACCGTTTAGAATGGACTGAGGAGTAACTGTTAGccttatctatggggtagtgtaccttgcaggCACGATGTCCTACAGAATCACAACATgttgtgcatccttcgggatcactagatcgATGTGTGCATCCTACGGGATCAATATGTGTATCCTACGAGATCATtaaactgatatgtgtatcctacGGGATCATGAGACTGTCATGTTGTAGGGTACCTCATAATAGGAATCTAAATGTTTATACCCTTAATGAgaccagtagtgggtctcttacttgtatatttttatactcaccagtttatgtttaacttttcaGGCAAAGGAAATGCAAGAGgtagaccgacgaggggcaaaaAGAACTCATGATCGTCATATGGGAAcgtttttctttcaaattcttccACTTAAATGTTTTCACTATTCTTGTTTTGAGGATTGAAAATGAGCATCAagtttaaggcatttatttgtTTTTGATGTTTTCATAAATGATGTTGTGagcttttaaatttgtttgaaataggGTTCGAAGAcatattttcttatattttttggATGTTTACTTGATTTTATACAGGTTTTATGAACTTTTATATTTAGATGAAGTGTTAAAGTAATGATCTTAGCTTAGTTTGAAAAGTTAGGTCGTTACAAAAAGCTTCCTACTTCATTGTACGTCGATCAAAATAATATCTTAATCATACAAATACGTTTTGAATCACTAATCTTGTGTTGGTGGCATAGTTATACTGTAAACGAAAATTTTGCAAAAATAGATATTGAACTAGAGTTAAGCATAGGTGGGGATGCATTCTTATCCTCAAAAGCTTCCTATTTATTATATCTTTTGATATAATAAATACTATCGAAAAGTCTAATTAAATACATCAAACACTATTCTAATTAAACGCAtcaaaaattattataataatattttttttattattttacattcgtcattttttttaattattactaCAATGTTTGCTattcttttctcaaattaaaataatttatatctcaaacacatattactataatttaaattaaaataatatatacttCAAACACAAAGTATTACGATCCAACCACAATAATATATTACTATAATAATCAACTCATTATCCAAAGTTTCCTTGCATAAACATAGTAAAAgaattaacattttaaataaaGAAACACATCCATGATccaactaatttttttttttaattatataataaacaaTAACACAATTGATATGAATAATGAATAAAAGAATGTGATGGTGACGAAGGATCCGTACATGACAGTGATCATTTGATGGGGTGTGGTTGTGGCAATGCAATGAGAAGGGGAATTTCTTGTCCGGACGTCTTATGCAAAAAGATTTCAGGAATCCTATATCAAAAGTATTTGAATATATGAATCAATCATCCATTTACGCATTTactttaacaaaattaatttaatatatttcttttttgtttttgtttttgtttttggttttggttttggttttattgtaattattattaaaaattaagaaaaaacaaattagaGATGATAGCTATGAAAGAGCATCATCTCATTCATATATACTCAACTTGGTACTTCTGTTCCAATTATCATTTATTTCTTCCCACATGTATATGATTTCATAATTCATACATTTCTCTatataaatttatcttttgtttccttttttttttcctttttagtttaatctattttctctaaattttaTCCTTACTTAttaactatatttaaaaaaaaaaaaatcaaccgATAAAAGTTGTTTGTTTACTTAATTATCCAAAACAAAAACCCAAATGTTACCAAACAAGGTATGTTATGAAAAATAACAATAACTCATCTTTCTATGCTAAATATTGTGCATATTAATAGTCAATACGAGCGTGACATAAAAATTAGAGGTTCGATTCTTTTCTCTTGTTCTTTAAGTACAATATATTTGGGAGAAAAAGCAAATTAACTAATTTAATATACTCATTCTAACCATAAATCCTTACTCTAAAATACAcaattttttccattttcaaaattacctagatcttgaaaaaattacatttaaaaGTGTAAAATCAAACGTTCAGTAGATGTCAAGTGATCAGAGGAACTTTAAGAATAACAAAAATGATCTTAACCATGTGATAATGACTCAAACATGTTATAAAACTGTACATTTATAaacaagaaaaatattaaagtgCATTTTAAATTACTTTTATTTTGGTACATCCCATCAAAGTGTTCAATTATCATTTGTTACGTGGCAAATTGTGTATAATTCATAAAGCATGGATTTATGAAGATGGTCAAGTTGTCAACTTGTGTGTTATTTGCAAGCTTACACAATAGCTTCATAATCTAAAATATATACTTTTACATAATATTGGTTAATGTAATTATTGAAATCAATAAATCCATAGCTTGAAATAGACAAATATACAGATACAAAACAAATAAGGTCCAGTAATTAACTTTAAAACGCAATTTGCAAAATAAAATGGACATAAACCCTAAATATAGATAAGAAACAAAAGAATTGATAAGTATGAATTGAGAGAAGGAAGGAAGAAAATTGCAAAGTGTGAGAAGAGGGGTATGGTGTTAGTTGGATGAAAGGTGAGTGGGAAATGATGAAAATATATGATTGGCCTTGTTCATTCCTTTGCATGCTTGGATTAAACAAGATATGGTTGTTGAGCACCCCCATGAGTGGTTAGCCAAGTTCCAAAATGGCCATgtaatccttttttttttaaaaaaaaaaatttctcccAACCAAAATCCAAAAAACAAGATGGTTTTTTGGTGCCAACTACACACTCCAAGAAGATGCTTCCAACCAAAACCAAACACCTATTTAATTCCTATATCCACACCCCCATTTTCTCTctaattacatataattccCCTTCACTTGTATGAAATTCCAAACCTTACCCCCTATTTCATTCCACTCATTTAACTAGTTAATTTATTTTGTCAATCACAAACATTAGTTAGATGGGGAGGAAGTGTGGATGAAGTGGTGTAGCAATAAGTAAGGTATAAGAGATGGTAGAGTAACACAAttatttgtataaaataaatggAGGAAAGTTAATGCAATAGAGAAGCGAAGTGAAGAGCAGGGAGGGGCGTAGGTATTGGTTAGGCTCTAGGGCTACATTTTTATTACTGAAGAAATTATTTATAATCCCATAATTGAGAGCTGAATAAGAGAGGGGTTTAATCAGGGTTTCTTCTCCCCTtactttttctttccattttcttcttcttcttcttcttcttcttcttcttcttcttcttcttctctctcctcaCCAATGCGACATGagattcttcttcatcttcagcCATGAATCTTCAGCTCAAATCTGTATCCCATCGCCTTTCCACTTGTCACCGTCATCCTTCCAAGCCGGTCACCGGATTCTGCGCCTCTTGTCTTCGGGAACGTCTTGCTGGGATTGATCCCGACCTCCAGCACGAATCGCCTCTCCCGAACAACCATTCTTCTTCAGCCGAGCTTCGACGGAGTAAATCTTATTCTGCTGCTAAGTGTGAGGCTGGTATTGGGCAATCGGAACTGCAGCATCGGAAATCTTGTGACGTTCGCTCCGGGAACTCGTTGTCGGACCTTTTCTGTCGTGAAGATAAACCGAGATGTACGAATCCGGAGGTGGAGATCGAATCTGAGAATTTAGGTTTTGAATTGCGGGAGGTTGTGGGTAATGGCAGACAATTTAGGGCTTCTGAAGGGATAATTGGACCGGGTTTGGGTACGATCGATGATTTTGCTGGAGAGGATGCTGAGTTCAAGACGGTTAAAGAGTTTATAGATCTTGAATTTCGGAGGAAGAAGAATGCAGGTCGAGATTTAAGAGAAATTGCTGGGAGTGTTTGGGAAGCTGCTTCAGTTTTTAGTAAGAAACTCGGCAAATGGAGGAAAAAGCAAAAGAGGAAGAATCTCGGTAACAATAGCAACGTAGGTGCGGTGAAAGTAGAGGATATCAAGCCCAGAGCGCTTGAAATCAGGGAGACTCGTTCGGAGGTTGGAGAATATGGATTGGGAAGAAGGTCTTGTGATACAGATCCAAGATTCTCTGTTGACGCCGGTAGAATGTCGTTGGATGATTCACGGTATTCATTTGATGAGCCAAGAGCTTCTTGGGATGGGTATCTGATTGGAAAAACTTATCCAAGGATTACGCCGATGGTTTCAGTTTTGGAGGAGGCCAAATTTTCCGGTGCTGGATTTGAGAAAGATGATCCTTCCGATGAAGCAGAAGGGTCTCCGATGAATGTAGGAGATAAGATCCCTGGTGGATCGGCTCAGACTAAAGACTACTACATGGATTCTTTGTCTTCTCTGAGGCGGAGGAAGAGTTTTGATCGTTCATGTTCACACAGAAAAGGGGCGTCAGGAGACTTTGATGAATTGAAATTAATATCAAACGCAAAGGTATCTCCTGCAACTACAGAGTTGTTCTACGGTGCAAAGGTTCTAATCACAGAGAAAGACTTGAACAGCTCTCGGCCAAAAGCAACTGGAGATGGCGATTTGAGTGGCACTGATGTTACTTCCAAAGATTCTGTTCCTGATGCACCTGTGATTGACCGAAAGTCATTCAAGAAGGTGCATAGATGGCGTAAAGTATTGAGTGTTCTTGGTATGATTCAAAAGCGAAATGGTGAAAGCAAGTCTGATGATGAAGAAAGCAGTGTTGCAGGGAATGTGGTTGATCGGCCTGTAGTTGAGTCTTGGGAAAAACTGAGGCGTGTTGCGAATGGAGAAGCAAACTCTTGTGTTAGCCAGAAGCTTATTCGCAGTTACAGCGTAAGCTGTCGAGATCCCAGCAAACTAGCTGGCTTTAATGGCGGTAACGATTCAAAACTGAACGTTACAAGATGGAGAGACGATTTTACATTGCAGAGGAATCGGAGTGTCAGGTATTCACCAAATAACTTTGATAATGGCTTATTAAGGTTCTATTTGACACCATTGAGGAGCTACAGCAGAGGCAAACTAGGAAAGAGCAGGCCAAGAAATTCTCCTTTCAATGTCAAGCATGTTATATAAAAAGGTGCATCACTTTCATTTCTTCCTAGAAACTTTGTATTGTAAACATTATATAAACTAGTTGTTCTCGTTCCTTAGATTAAAACTTATGTTCTTATTACGAGATGGATAAAGGTTGATAAGTGAATTCAATTTCAGTTGTTAATTGCTTAGTGTTTACCCAATGCCAATCAATTTCTAGACATTAGCCATATATATGAACATTTTGACTCTTAACACTTTCTTGTTTGAACATGGGTAGTATTACAAAGGGAGAAACAACAACTAAATTTACTGACAGAATATAGAGACTGCTCCATTTTACATTATTCTTCTTCGGTGAGCCATAGATACTTTCTTCATCAATCAACGAAGGGTTCCAATGGGCCTCTTATACTTGTACCACTTGGCTATGAAAAGAAAAGCAATCAAGTTTTTGACACTCAGGATCGccaagagaaaaaagaaatagtgtACATGACCGTAGTTCAAATTGTCTGGTATCCATCCAAGCCTTCCACCTTTAGTGCTGGCTTTGTTTACAATAGTCACGAGTAGAGAGCTCAGGTAGTTCCCAAGTGCAATAGTAGTGAGTGAGAGTGCAGAGCCAAGACTCCTCATGGCATCGGGAGCTTGCTCGTAAAAGAATTCCAACTGCCCAATTAAGGTAAATACCTCAGCACAACCAATAAGAAAATACTGAGGAACTTGCCAGAAGATGGACATAGGCATATGCTTGAGTTCATAATAGTTGTGCCTTCTCACTTCTCGAAGCCTCACGAGTTCTAAGATAGCTGCAGATAGCATAGCTAGAATTGAAATAAACAGGCCAATCCCCATTCTCTGTAGTTGAGTTATGCCATTCGGGTGACCTGTGTATTTTCGAGCCATTGGAACTATGATGCGATCGTAAACTGGGACCCAGAAGATCACACTCAATGTGTCGAAGATGGAAAGCGATGCAGCAGGAATCTCAAAGGTTGGGCCAATATGAGGATCCATTCTGTCACCTTGTAATACAAATAAACTGCTCATTTGACTATATACGGCAGCAAATGTAATCCCAGTTGCCCATACTGGAAGCAACCTTATGATGGCCTTTAGTTCCTCTACTTGAGTAACAGTACAAAGCTTCCATGGGTCTACTGAGCCCTTTAACATCTGGTCCGATTCAAGCTCCACGGCTGCCTTGTCGAAGAACCTAATGAAAGGAACAGAATTCAGGAGAAACGGGATGCGATGAGTCATTTCTCAACATACGGATAATAACTAGACTAGATTGGTTTTCAGTTAAAACAAACCTGAAATCATCTGTGTGATCAAGTTTGCGGCTTCCTACAATAGAAGACTCCGAATCGGCAGTCTCATACAAAGCCTTACTTTCAGGTACTTTTACATTGTACTTTCTAAAAGTCGCAACCACAACCTGACAGATACGCGTAAGAGGACTTCCTCCAGGTTTCTGGTTTCTATACAACCGAGTCCCTGAAAAGAAACTCACAATAGCAATCGCCATAGCAATGGCGGGAATACCAAACCCCCAACCCCAGCTTACATTTTCTTGAACCCAAACAAGCACAGAACTTGCAATTAGAGCACCAATATTGATTGAAAGATAGAACCAATTAAAGAAAGAGCTTTTGTGTTTCTTCTCAGTTTCATTAGCATCATCAAATTGATCTGCTCCATAAGAAGAAACACAAGGCTTAATCCCACCAGTGCCCAATGCAATCAAGTACAAAGCCAAAAAACATAGTGCACTTTGAGCAGTGGTTGCATGACAATCATCTTTTGAAACACACGTAGGCTTTAGTCCAGGCACTGAAGCTGACAATGTCAAAAGTGTCATTCCCTGCATGTATGTTAAAATTTCCCAATGAAACTTCtactctaaaaaaaaaaaacaatatttagatGTTTGAGAGCGAATAGAAATTGATTAAAGTCGTTTTGAAATATGTTTATAACCCTTTAAAATTGATTCTAATTCATTCGTGTTTCAAAATATAAAAGCAAATGGTTCGAACTCACAATGATACGTACTATGGATGGAGTAGCCATTAGTTTAATTCTACTCGAAAGTGCTTCAAACATTTATAACATATTTTTAATCTTTCAACAAAATCAATTCCAATGGTATAGAGATCACATTTCAAATCATAGAATCTAATAATAGTTAGAAGAACTCACAaacacatacacacacacaagGGAGAAGGTGACATTTGTCTAATATCTATTTTATCCAAATAAGCATCTGCAAAAGATGCTTCATCAATCACTCCAATTGTGTTGTAAAGTGAAATCAAATAGTTAGGACTCGCAATCACATGGAATAGAGAAAGTAGGAATAGTATGATATGTGCCAAGTGCGTTCAATCAGTATCAAAATCCCGATTCAAAGTAAAATCAAACGGTTAgaacagaaaaaaaaacatatcgAAAACATGGTTTCGATCCGTATGAAAATAAACATTGGAAAGTAAAATGAAAGGGTTAGAACTCACAAAGACATAGACGATAGAGAAGGCAGCAATAGTCCGATATCTACCCAAGTAAGCATCAGCCAAGAATGCTCCAATCAAGGGAGTAATGTAACAAGTTCCACTCCAATTATTCACATTCTTAGAAGCAGTAGCACTATCCTGATTTAAATGATGCTTAAAGTAAAGCACCAAATTAGAACTCATTCCATAGTAAGCCAATCTCTCACAAAATTCATTTCCTAttcaaacaaaaaatcaaatcaaatcaaatcaaatccacagaggaagaagaagaagaagaaaaaacacaaaGGGAATTACCCAAAATATAAGGACAAGCTCTCCATGTTCCTGTTTGAGTTCTAACAGCAGGATCTCCACGATAATTCACAGTTCCATCTTGTGTGTAGATACTATCTTCCTCCCCCATGGTTAATTCGAAGAGAATCGAAGAATTGAAGAATTGAAGAGGAAGGATATTCTGGTTTGGGGAGCCCTAACAAAGAAGGAATTTGATTTGGGGGAAATTTTGTTTGAATGGATTCATGAGAGTGATGAAGATAATGAGTAGAGATGGGATACTTGGGAGTCCACGCTTTGAAAGTgtataatgaaaatgaaatgtGGTGGGACCTGTGATGGAAGATTCctttaaaaagaaatttcaacaagatgaagaagaggaggaagaaCAAGGTTTTGTTCCATTGGCGGCGATGGATAGGAATAAACAAAATGAAAAGCAACTGTttgaagtgtttttttttttgttttgtgttcATATTTTCTTGGAAAATTTAAGGGTTACTTTCTTCCTCATCCTTCTTGCTCGAGCTTCTCATTTACATCCTCACACTCAAAATAAATAGTTATTCAACCTTAGGACAAAATATGTTATAATAAAGGGCTGAtaagaaaatgataaaattaaatgtttacTCTGTACaaatgataaatttatttttaaattaaccaAATAGCAAAACATAAGAATTCTAAATAAAAATTGTAGTACAATGACTTAAATAACCCTATCTAAGTGACAAATGTAATTCCTAAACACATTTGTTTGTTG is drawn from Cucumis melo cultivar AY chromosome 11, USDA_Cmelo_AY_1.0, whole genome shotgun sequence and contains these coding sequences:
- the LOC103502041 gene encoding uncharacterized protein LOC103502041; translation: MLLHRTRSSNQYLNTSDEQEEAIEREEVESESELMEKAKQLLELTKEETDAVQKLPVHPKKPGQSCFYTFFALRGIQVDRVEPGLVVCTLKVPPRLTDRSGKLASGAIANLVDEIGCAVIYDEALPEPVSVDMSISYMSSADVDDELEIVSKLLGQKGRYYGTRVVIKNKRNGEIVAEGRHSLFSIRPSTVKSKL
- the LOC103502039 gene encoding protein OCTOPUS, producing MNLQLKSVSHRLSTCHRHPSKPVTGFCASCLRERLAGIDPDLQHESPLPNNHSSSAELRRSKSYSAAKCEAGIGQSELQHRKSCDVRSGNSLSDLFCREDKPRCTNPEVEIESENLGFELREVVGNGRQFRASEGIIGPGLGTIDDFAGEDAEFKTVKEFIDLEFRRKKNAGRDLREIAGSVWEAASVFSKKLGKWRKKQKRKNLGNNSNVGAVKVEDIKPRALEIRETRSEVGEYGLGRRSCDTDPRFSVDAGRMSLDDSRYSFDEPRASWDGYLIGKTYPRITPMVSVLEEAKFSGAGFEKDDPSDEAEGSPMNVGDKIPGGSAQTKDYYMDSLSSLRRRKSFDRSCSHRKGASGDFDELKLISNAKVSPATTELFYGAKVLITEKDLNSSRPKATGDGDLSGTDVTSKDSVPDAPVIDRKSFKKVHRWRKVLSVLGMIQKRNGESKSDDEESSVAGNVVDRPVVESWEKLRRVANGEANSCVSQKLIRSYSVSCRDPSKLAGFNGGNDSKLNVTRWRDDFTLQRNRSVRYSPNNFDNGLLRFYLTPLRSYSRGKLGKSRPRNSPFNVKHVI
- the LOC103502040 gene encoding protein NRT1/ PTR FAMILY 8.1-like gives rise to the protein MGEEDSIYTQDGTVNYRGDPAVRTQTGTWRACPYILGNEFCERLAYYGMSSNLVLYFKHHLNQDSATASKNVNNWSGTCYITPLIGAFLADAYLGRYRTIAAFSIVYVFGMTLLTLSASVPGLKPTCVSKDDCHATTAQSALCFLALYLIALGTGGIKPCVSSYGADQFDDANETEKKHKSSFFNWFYLSINIGALIASSVLVWVQENVSWGWGFGIPAIAMAIAIVSFFSGTRLYRNQKPGGSPLTRICQVVVATFRKYNVKVPESKALYETADSESSIVGSRKLDHTDDFRFFDKAAVELESDQMLKGSVDPWKLCTVTQVEELKAIIRLLPVWATGITFAAVYSQMSSLFVLQGDRMDPHIGPTFEIPAASLSIFDTLSVIFWVPVYDRIIVPMARKYTGHPNGITQLQRMGIGLFISILAMLSAAILELVRLREVRRHNYYELKHMPMSIFWQVPQYFLIGCAEVFTLIGQLEFFYEQAPDAMRSLGSALSLTTIALGNYLSSLLVTIVNKASTKGGRLGWIPDNLNYGHVHYFFFLLAILSVKNLIAFLFIAKWYKYKRPIGTLR